A part of Caretta caretta isolate rCarCar2 chromosome 1, rCarCar1.hap1, whole genome shotgun sequence genomic DNA contains:
- the LOC125633182 gene encoding olfactory receptor 51G2-like, with translation MSAVNDTKFSSALLLLTGIPGQEDFHLWISIPFCLVYVISIVGNSVILFIIKTDQSLHEPMYIFLSMLAVTDLALSISTMPTTLGIFLFNSRDISLDACFAQLFFIHSLSIIESSVLLLMAFDRFVAICNPLRYSSILTLRRIGKMGLVFVLRGVSVVFPLPFLLKRFRYCRANVFSHCYCLHQEVMKMACSDITVNYIYGFFLNISVVGLDSLFIFLSYVMILKTVLKVTSRAECLTALNTCVSHLCAVLLFYTPRIGLAVIHRFEESSPPFLKVLLGYISLFVPPLMNPIVYSVKSKQLRARIIRVFVK, from the coding sequence ATGTCAGCTGTCAATGACACCAAattcagctctgctctgctccttctCACTGGGATACCTGGACAGGAAGACTTCCATCTCTGGATCTCTATCCCGTTCTGCTTAGTGTATGTTATTTCAATAgtaggaaattcagtcattctgttcattataaaaacagatcaaagcctccatgagcccatgtacattttcctttccatgttggccGTCACAGATCTTGCCTTATCCATATCCACCATGCCTACAACCCTGGGTATATTCTTGTTTAACTCTAGGGACATCAGCCTGGATGCTTGTTTTGCCCAGCTGTTCTTCATTCACTCACTTTCAATCATTGAATCATCAGTACTCCTGTTGATGGCCTTTGATCGATTCGTTGCtatctgtaacccactgagatATTCTTCTATCTTAACCCTGCGAAGAATTGGAAAGATGGGACTGGTGTTTGTGCTAAGAGGGGTGTCTGTAGTCTTCCCACTCCCCTTTCTCCTTAAACGGTTCCGATATTGTCGAGCGAATGTCTTCTCTCATTGCTACTGTCTGCACCAAGAGGTCATGAAGATGGCTTGTTCGGACATCACAGTCAACTACATCTATGGCTTCTTTCTTAACATCTCCGTGGTGGGGTTAGATTCACTGTTCATCTTCCTCTCATATGTGATGATCCTCAAAACAGTGCTGAAAGTCACATCCCGTGCGGAGTGCCTTACGGCCCTGAATACATgtgtctcccacctctgtgctgtCCTGCTTTTCTACACACCACGGATTGGATTGGCTGTGATACACAGATTTGAGGAGAGCTCTCCTCCATTCCTCAAGGTTCTCCTGGGCTACATCTCTCTGTTTGTCCCACCACTTATGAACCCAATTGTGTACAGTGTGAAAAGCAAACAGCTTCGTGCTAGGATAATCAGGGTGTTTGTCAAGTGA
- the LOC142073345 gene encoding olfactory receptor 51G2-like: MSAVNDSEFSSALLLLTGIPGQEDFHLWISIPFCLVYVISIVGNSVILFIIKTDQSLHEPMYIFLSMLAITDLALSISTMPTTLGIFLFNSREISLDACFAQLFFIHSLSFIESSVLLLMAFDRFVAICNPLRYASILTLPRIGKMGLVFVLRGVTLIFPLPFLLKRFRYCRANVLSHCYCLHQEVMKMACSDITVNYIYGFFLNISVVGLDSLFIFLSYVMILKTVLKIASRAEYLRALNTCVSHLCAVLLFYTPRIGLAVIHRFEEGSPPLLKVLLGYISLFVPPLMNPIVYSVKSKQLHARIIRVFVK; this comes from the coding sequence ATGTCAGCTGTCAATGACTCCGAattcagctctgctctgctccttctcaccgggatacctgggcaggaagacTTCCATCTCTGGATCTCTATCCCCTTCTGCTTAGTGTATGTTATTTCAATAgtaggaaattcagtcattctgttcattataaaaacagatcAAAGCCTCCACgagcccatgtacattttcctttccatgttggccATCACAGACCTTGCCTTATCCATATCCACCATGCCTACAACCCTGGGTATATTCTTGTTTAACTCTAGGGAGATCAGTCTGGATGCTTGTTTTGCCCAGTTGTTCTTCATTCACTCACTTTCATTCATTGAATCATCGGTACTCCTGTTGATGGCCTTTGATCGATTCGTTGCtatctgtaacccactgagatATGCTTCTATCTTAACCCTGCCAAGAATTGGAAAGATGGGACTGGTGTTTGTGCTAAGAGGAGTGACCTTAATCTTCCCACTCCCCTTTCTCCTTAAACGGTTCCGATATTGTCGAGCCAATGTCCTCTCTCATTGCTACTGTCTGCACCAAGAGGTCATGAAGATGGCTTGTTCGGACATCACAGTCAACTACATCTATGGCTTCTTTCTTAACATCTCCGTGGTGGGGTTAGATTCACTGTTCATCTTCCTCTCATATGTGATGATCCTCAAAACAGTGCTGAAAATCGCATCCCGTGCGGAGTACCTTAGGGCCCTGAACACATgtgtctcccacctctgtgctgtCCTGCTCTTCTACACACCACGGATTGGCTTGGCTGTGATACACAGATTTGAGGAGGGCTCTCCTCCATTGCTCAAGGTTCTCCTGGGCTACATCTCTCTGTTTGTCCCACCACTTATGAACCCAATTGTGTACAGCGTGAAAAGCAAACAGCTTCATGCAAGGATAATCAGGGTGTTTGTCAAGTGA